The following proteins are co-located in the Oceanimonas sp. GK1 genome:
- a CDS encoding glutathione S-transferase, with protein sequence MITLHYLEHSRGQRILWLLEELELDYELVCYRRDADTGLAPQSLKKIHALGKSPVITDGSLTLAESGAIVDYLAQRYGAATLLPERDSAAWWQYVYWLHYAEGSLMPPLLMRFVFERVRQAPMPFFVRPLVGKIVAGVNRAFLDGQIHTHLNFVADHLSCHEWFGGERFSAADIQMSFPLEAAMHSPELADSFPRLRAYVEALQARPAYRKALKAGGDYRYGPAI encoded by the coding sequence ATGATCACCCTGCACTACCTGGAACACTCCCGCGGCCAGCGCATACTGTGGCTGCTGGAAGAGCTGGAGCTGGACTACGAGCTGGTGTGCTACCGGCGCGATGCCGACACCGGGCTGGCGCCCCAGAGCCTGAAAAAAATACATGCACTGGGCAAGTCCCCGGTGATCACCGACGGCAGCCTGACGTTGGCCGAGTCGGGAGCCATTGTCGATTATCTGGCCCAGCGTTACGGGGCCGCGACCCTGCTGCCCGAGCGGGACAGTGCCGCCTGGTGGCAGTATGTGTACTGGCTGCACTACGCCGAGGGCTCGCTGATGCCGCCGTTGCTGATGCGCTTTGTGTTTGAGCGGGTCAGGCAGGCGCCTATGCCGTTTTTCGTGCGGCCCCTGGTGGGCAAAATCGTGGCGGGAGTAAACCGGGCCTTTCTCGACGGCCAGATCCATACTCACCTGAATTTTGTGGCGGATCATCTGTCCTGCCACGAGTGGTTCGGCGGGGAGCGGTTCAGTGCCGCCGACATTCAGATGAGCTTTCCGCTGGAAGCCGCCATGCACAGCCCCGAGCTGGCCGACAGCTTTCCCCGGTTGCGGGCCTATGTGGAGGCGCTGCAGGCCAGGCCGGCGTATCGCAAGGCGCTCAAGGCCGGCGGCGATTATCGTTATGGCCCCGCTATTTGA